The genome window TTCTGATACTGTAGGTGACGTAGAAAGAGGAATGATCAACAAAGAAGTTCAACAATTAACACAAGAAGTAGAGAGAATTTCACAATCTACTAAATTCGGTGCTACACATTTATTGAACGGCGAAGCTCCATCTTTCGAATTCCAAGTGGGTTCAGGAAATGATGATTTTGCGGATAGATTGACTTTTGATCCAGCTAATTTAAATTCGACAGCTTCTAACCTTGGTATAGCAAGTGTTGATTATTCAACTCGTGATGGCGCTAGAGAAGCAATGTCAGTTCTTGATGAAGCAACTACTAAAGTGAGCGGATTCAGAGCGGAAATCGGTGCGGTTCAAAACAGAATGTACTCAACTGTGAACAACCTTGCAACTGCTGAAGAGAACTTAAGTGCTGCGAACTCACGTATCAGAGATACAGACATCGCTAGTACAACGGCTTCACTTGCAACGAGCAACATCTTATTGAATGCTT of Bdellovibrionota bacterium contains these proteins:
- a CDS encoding flagellin, encoding MGLRISTNLPSINAQKSLGDTQKVISKSYAQLASGSRINQAADDAAGLSISEGMKSQIRSFRQATRNANDGISLLQVAEGGLNETSNIITRLRELGIQASSDTVGDVERGMINKEVQQLTQEVERISQSTKFGATHLLNGEAPSFEFQVGSGNDDFADRLTFDPANLNSTASNLGIASVDYSTRDGAREAMSVLDEATTKVSGFRAEIGAVQNRMYSTVNNLATAEENLSAANSRIRDTDIASTTASLATSNILLNASTSVLQQANSNPAMALKLLS